One Mycolicibacterium fortuitum subsp. fortuitum genomic window carries:
- a CDS encoding DUF2771 domain-containing protein, which yields MKRVLAALGAVIVLAIAGTAVGVWRLHDAQGDRLPEISAYSHGHSVRVGPFQYCEVLNLDDCKEPRDAGELRVDEDNPVQLSVPSAVSRAPWRLLRVYENPIDTTVTYYAPKTTLAVTIPTLDPNRGRLTGLAVQLLTLVQDQDGQEFALPHAEWSISTVWP from the coding sequence ATGAAGCGTGTTCTGGCGGCCCTGGGGGCCGTGATCGTGCTGGCGATCGCCGGCACCGCGGTAGGGGTCTGGCGGCTCCACGATGCGCAAGGCGACCGGCTCCCGGAGATCAGCGCATATTCGCACGGACACTCGGTGCGGGTCGGCCCGTTCCAGTACTGCGAGGTGCTCAACCTCGATGACTGCAAGGAGCCTCGCGATGCGGGTGAATTGAGGGTCGACGAGGACAACCCCGTGCAGCTCTCGGTGCCGAGCGCGGTTTCCCGCGCACCGTGGCGGCTGCTGCGGGTGTACGAGAACCCGATCGACACCACCGTGACGTACTACGCGCCCAAGACCACCCTGGCCGTGACCATCCCGACGCTCGATCCCAACCGGGGCCGGCTCACCGGCCTGGCGGTCCAGTTGCTGACGCTGGTGCAGGATCAGGACGGCCAGGAGTTCGCGTTGCCGCACGCCGAATGGTCGATCAGCACCGTCTGGCCCTGA
- a CDS encoding MFS transporter, with protein sequence MANYPSDETPRRPRRQSVPSSNRWLPPLDEQRTAAHPRNDESPRSHGVGSAAGEKVTVTRAAAARSREMGSRMYGFVHRAATADGADKSGLTALTWPVVANFAVDAAMAVALANTLFFAAASGESKSKVALYLLITIAPFAVIAPLIGPALDRLQHGRRMALAASFALRTVLIVILIANYDGATGSYPSWVLYPCALGMMVLSKSFSVLRSAVTPRVLPPSIDLVRVNSRLTTFGLLGGTVVGGGIAAGAEYLFNVAQLPGALYVVVAVSVAGAVLSMRIPKWVEVTEGEVPTTLSYHGQSGDPGELRRQPRKPKAMRQPLGRNTITALWGNCTIKVMVGFLFLYPAFVAKSHDASGWEQLLILGLIGAAAGIGNFGGNIAAARLKLGHPAQLVVRAAAAVTVVALATAITGNLLVAAGATLVTSGASAIAKASLDASLQDDLPEASRASAFGRSESVLQLAWVAGGATGVLIYTDLTAGFTTITAVLILGLAQTIVSYRGESLIPGLGGNRPVHAAREGGSRSAAAPTAQWGSR encoded by the coding sequence ATGGCCAACTACCCCAGCGATGAGACGCCGCGCCGGCCGCGCAGGCAATCGGTGCCCAGCTCCAACCGTTGGCTGCCACCGCTAGACGAGCAGCGCACCGCCGCGCACCCGAGGAACGACGAGTCGCCACGCTCCCACGGAGTCGGGTCGGCGGCCGGGGAAAAGGTCACCGTCACCCGGGCCGCCGCAGCCCGCAGCCGCGAAATGGGTTCGCGGATGTACGGTTTCGTGCACCGCGCCGCGACCGCCGACGGCGCCGACAAGTCGGGGCTCACGGCACTGACCTGGCCGGTGGTGGCCAATTTCGCCGTCGACGCGGCCATGGCCGTCGCACTGGCCAACACGCTGTTCTTCGCTGCGGCAAGCGGCGAATCCAAGAGCAAGGTGGCGCTGTACCTGTTGATCACCATCGCTCCGTTCGCGGTGATCGCCCCACTGATCGGGCCCGCACTCGACCGCCTGCAGCACGGTCGTCGCATGGCGCTGGCCGCGTCGTTCGCGTTGCGCACCGTGCTGATCGTGATCTTGATCGCCAACTACGACGGCGCCACCGGGAGCTACCCGTCCTGGGTGTTGTATCCCTGCGCGCTGGGCATGATGGTGCTGTCGAAATCCTTCTCGGTGCTACGTAGCGCGGTGACCCCGCGGGTGCTGCCCCCGTCGATCGACCTGGTGCGCGTGAACTCCCGCCTGACCACCTTCGGCCTGCTCGGCGGCACCGTCGTCGGCGGCGGTATCGCCGCGGGAGCCGAATACCTGTTCAACGTGGCGCAACTGCCCGGGGCGCTGTACGTGGTCGTCGCGGTCTCGGTGGCCGGTGCGGTGCTGTCGATGCGGATCCCGAAGTGGGTCGAGGTCACCGAGGGTGAGGTGCCCACCACCCTGAGCTACCACGGGCAATCGGGCGACCCCGGCGAGCTGCGTCGTCAGCCCCGCAAACCCAAAGCCATGCGTCAGCCGTTGGGCCGCAACACCATCACCGCGCTGTGGGGCAACTGCACCATCAAGGTGATGGTCGGATTTCTGTTCCTCTATCCGGCGTTCGTCGCCAAATCCCACGATGCCAGCGGCTGGGAACAGCTGCTGATCCTCGGATTGATCGGCGCCGCGGCCGGTATCGGTAACTTCGGCGGCAACATCGCCGCCGCCCGGCTCAAACTCGGCCACCCCGCCCAGCTGGTGGTGCGCGCCGCGGCCGCCGTCACCGTTGTCGCCCTGGCGACCGCGATCACCGGGAACCTCCTGGTGGCCGCCGGTGCGACGCTGGTGACCTCGGGTGCCAGCGCCATTGCCAAGGCCTCACTCGACGCCTCCCTGCAGGACGACCTCCCGGAGGCCTCGCGGGCCTCGGCGTTCGGCCGCTCCGAATCGGTTCTGCAGCTGGCCTGGGTGGCCGGCGGTGCCACCGGGGTGCTGATCTATACGGACCTCACGGCCGGGTTCACTACGATCACGGCCGTGCTGATACTTGGTCTGGCTCAGACGATCGTGAGCTACCGCGGTGAATCACTGATTCCCGGCCTGGGCGGTAATCGCCCGGTCCATGCCGCACGAGAAGGCGGCAGCCGTTCCGCTGCGGCCCCGACAGCACAGTGGGGATCCCGATGA
- a CDS encoding DUF3027 domain-containing protein, with protein MESVTEPAEQAYESGRETSPAAPSQEQEAVLSGAADQARAALIEFSGEGAVGEYLGVTIEDASSATHRFLADLPGYRGWQWAVVVAAYPGADHATISELVLIPGPTALLAPEWVPWEDRVRPGDLGPGDLLAPPPNDPRLVPGYVATGDPLIDDTALELGFGRRQVLSEWGRAEAAQRWHDGDYGPGSAMARSTRRVCRDCGFYLPLGGALGVMFGVCANVLSADGHVVEAEYGCGAHSDTPQPPGTGSPMYEPYDDGVLDVVE; from the coding sequence ATGGAAAGCGTGACCGAACCAGCCGAGCAGGCCTACGAATCCGGCCGGGAGACCAGCCCGGCGGCGCCGTCGCAGGAGCAGGAGGCAGTGCTCTCGGGTGCCGCCGACCAGGCTCGCGCGGCCCTGATCGAGTTCAGCGGCGAGGGCGCCGTGGGCGAATACCTCGGCGTGACCATCGAGGACGCCTCCTCGGCCACGCATCGATTCCTCGCTGACCTGCCCGGTTACCGCGGGTGGCAGTGGGCCGTCGTGGTTGCTGCCTACCCCGGTGCCGACCACGCCACGATCAGCGAGCTGGTCCTGATTCCCGGGCCGACGGCGCTGCTGGCGCCGGAGTGGGTGCCGTGGGAGGACCGGGTCCGTCCCGGCGACCTCGGGCCGGGCGACCTGTTGGCGCCGCCGCCCAATGATCCTCGCCTTGTTCCCGGGTACGTGGCTACCGGCGATCCGCTGATCGACGACACCGCCTTGGAGCTCGGCTTCGGCCGGCGTCAGGTGCTCAGCGAGTGGGGTCGGGCCGAGGCCGCGCAGCGTTGGCACGACGGTGACTACGGGCCGGGTTCGGCGATGGCCCGCTCGACGCGTCGGGTCTGCCGTGACTGTGGCTTCTACCTACCGCTGGGCGGTGCACTGGGCGTGATGTTCGGCGTGTGCGCCAACGTCCTGTCGGCCGACGGCCATGTGGTGGAGGCCGAGTACGGCTGCGGGGCCCATTCGGACACCCCGCAACCGCCCGGCACCGGATCGCCGATGTACGAGCCGTACGACGACGGTGTGCTCGACGTGGTTGAGTGA
- a CDS encoding SRPBCC family protein, translating to MAAPLLQASIDIDAPVDKVWGLISDLSRMPQWSPQCRLMKPLGPLRPGTRTFNLNRRKFVFWPTTSRLTEVIDNKKLAFLVEGNNTVWSYELEPTATGTRVTESRHAENGTTAVSNALVGALFGGVPSFEDELVDGMNASLAKIKAAAEN from the coding sequence ATGGCCGCACCACTACTGCAAGCCAGCATCGACATCGATGCACCCGTCGACAAGGTGTGGGGGTTGATCTCCGACCTGAGCCGCATGCCACAGTGGAGCCCCCAGTGCCGGCTGATGAAGCCGCTCGGCCCGCTGCGTCCGGGCACCCGCACGTTCAATCTCAACCGCCGCAAGTTCGTGTTCTGGCCCACCACGTCACGCCTCACCGAGGTCATCGACAACAAGAAGCTGGCCTTCCTGGTGGAGGGCAACAACACCGTGTGGAGCTACGAACTGGAGCCGACCGCCACCGGCACTCGCGTGACCGAATCCCGTCATGCCGAGAACGGCACCACCGCGGTGTCCAACGCCTTGGTCGGCGCGTTGTTCGGCGGCGTACCCAGTTTCGAGGACGAACTCGTCGACGGGATGAACGCGTCGCTGGCCAAGATCAAGGCCGCCGCCGAGAACTGA
- a CDS encoding DUF2530 domain-containing protein produces MTEDPDDAPAPQPPPLPAGLLEPWPVILVIATGWLIATVLTFTVGGLQHWRPFALAGLAIGVLGTTIFLIQRRAARRGSRGAQSGLT; encoded by the coding sequence ATGACCGAGGATCCCGACGACGCACCGGCGCCCCAGCCGCCGCCCCTGCCTGCCGGCCTGCTGGAACCGTGGCCGGTGATTCTGGTGATCGCCACGGGCTGGCTGATCGCCACCGTGCTGACCTTCACCGTCGGCGGTCTGCAACACTGGCGCCCGTTCGCACTCGCCGGATTGGCGATCGGCGTACTCGGCACGACTATCTTTCTAATCCAGCGCCGTGCCGCACGCCGCGGATCCCGCGGTGCGCAAAGCGGATTGACCTGA
- a CDS encoding MarR family winged helix-turn-helix transcriptional regulator: protein MNDPEARLANDLALAVVRLARQLRTRRAESPVSLTQFSALATLAKEGAMTPGALALRERVRPPSMTRVIASLAEQGLVARAAHPLDGRQIVVSASPAGMSLVEAERRASQEWLKTQLSRLDPDERRTLVTAADLMSAMVLEGV, encoded by the coding sequence GTGAACGATCCGGAGGCGCGGCTCGCGAATGATTTGGCACTGGCAGTTGTCCGTCTCGCGCGTCAATTACGAACTCGGCGTGCGGAATCCCCGGTTTCGTTGACGCAGTTCTCAGCGCTGGCCACCTTGGCCAAGGAAGGCGCGATGACCCCGGGCGCCCTGGCATTGCGCGAGCGGGTGCGGCCGCCGTCGATGACGCGGGTGATCGCCTCGCTGGCCGAGCAGGGACTGGTGGCCCGCGCCGCCCATCCGCTGGACGGACGCCAGATCGTGGTGTCTGCTTCGCCGGCCGGGATGAGCTTGGTCGAGGCGGAGCGCCGCGCCAGCCAGGAATGGCTCAAGACGCAGCTGTCCCGGCTGGATCCCGATGAACGCCGGACTCTGGTCACCGCAGCCGATCTGATGTCGGCCATGGTTCTCGAAGGCGTGTGA